From Acidobacteriota bacterium, one genomic window encodes:
- the dcd gene encoding dCTP deaminase: MVLSQPDIRKAVREGRIVFSPALEEEQWSEASVDLRLGFSFTVLRKDLASVRISVADGLKALASADFWRTRKLKPHDDLGKVETFTLEPNEFVLAMTYERVKIPLDLIARIEGRSTYARVGLTMHQTAPWIQPGWDGPIVLEIINHGPFKMDLTPLKDRPCQLAFFNLSTPLPENRAYGTRETNVYQRQTHPIRQDQY; this comes from the coding sequence ATGGTACTCTCCCAACCCGACATCCGAAAAGCTGTTAGGGAAGGACGCATTGTTTTCTCTCCCGCCTTGGAAGAAGAGCAGTGGAGCGAAGCCTCGGTTGATCTCCGGCTCGGGTTCAGTTTTACCGTTTTACGGAAGGATCTGGCCAGCGTAAGAATTTCCGTCGCGGACGGCTTAAAAGCGCTTGCCTCTGCTGATTTCTGGCGAACCCGAAAACTGAAACCGCACGATGACTTGGGTAAGGTGGAGACGTTTACCCTTGAGCCCAACGAGTTCGTCCTTGCAATGACCTACGAGCGCGTCAAGATTCCGCTCGATTTGATTGCTCGAATCGAAGGACGGAGTACGTATGCGCGCGTTGGCCTGACCATGCATCAGACAGCACCGTGGATTCAGCCAGGATGGGATGGACCGATCGTTCTGGAGATCATTAATCACGGCCCATTCAAAATGGATCTGACGCCGCTCAAAGATCGGCCCTGCCAACTTGCTTTTTTTAATCTGAGTACTCCTCTACCTGAGAACAGGGCATATGGAACACGCGAAACTAATGTCTACCAAAGACAGACCCACCCCATAAGGCAAGATCAATACTGA
- a CDS encoding Ldh family oxidoreductase, translating to MITKTADELRRLTRQILEAAGAVPDQAEIVAEHLVLANLRGVDSHGVWHIEGYVQAIRDGHIRVAAQPKIARETPATALVQGDWAFGHVVGRFAMQTAIEKATNQGLSVVSLVQTHHIGRLGHYAEMAAAEDMVSMVWAGGQGAEKPAAVPYGGRKALFHTNPIAMGLPAGSQAPVIIDFATSTTAGVKVVNAFNRNQQLPPDSVVDKDGNPTTDPRKFMDGGAHLPFGGHKGYALMLFTEMLGRTFSGADDGAELDYSDPLFRRHGTTLIVFRADLFQPLSQYSRRADELARRALAIPPAPGFKEVLLPGVPEDRTQQTRQRDGIPIADDIWETIVQAASTVGVQA from the coding sequence ATGATTACCAAGACAGCCGATGAGCTTCGCCGGTTGACCCGGCAGATTCTGGAAGCAGCCGGCGCCGTCCCGGACCAGGCCGAAATCGTGGCCGAGCACTTGGTCCTGGCCAACCTGCGTGGGGTGGACTCCCATGGGGTCTGGCACATCGAGGGCTATGTGCAGGCCATCCGGGACGGACACATCCGCGTCGCGGCGCAGCCGAAGATCGCCCGGGAAACCCCGGCCACCGCACTGGTCCAGGGGGATTGGGCCTTCGGACACGTGGTGGGGCGTTTCGCCATGCAGACGGCCATTGAAAAGGCCACCAACCAGGGCCTGTCAGTCGTCTCCCTGGTGCAAACCCACCATATCGGCCGACTGGGTCACTACGCGGAAATGGCCGCGGCCGAGGACATGGTTTCCATGGTCTGGGCCGGAGGCCAGGGGGCCGAGAAACCGGCTGCGGTTCCCTATGGCGGCCGCAAGGCGCTTTTCCACACCAACCCCATCGCCATGGGCTTGCCCGCGGGAAGCCAGGCCCCCGTCATCATCGATTTCGCCACTTCCACCACCGCCGGCGTCAAAGTGGTCAACGCCTTCAACCGCAATCAGCAGCTTCCCCCCGATTCGGTTGTGGACAAGGACGGGAATCCCACCACCGACCCTCGCAAGTTCATGGATGGCGGCGCCCACCTGCCTTTCGGCGGCCACAAGGGCTATGCCCTGATGCTGTTCACCGAGATGCTGGGCAGAACCTTCAGCGGGGCCGACGACGGAGCCGAACTCGACTATTCCGATCCCCTCTTTCGACGCCACGGCACCACCCTGATCGTCTTCCGGGCCGACCTGTTCCAGCCGCTGTCCCAATACAGCCGGCGCGCCGACGAGCTGGCCCGCCGGGCCCTGGCCATTCCACCCGCCCCCGGCTTCAAGGAAGTCCTGCTGCCCGGGGTGCCCGAGGACCGAACCCAGCAGACCCGCCAACGCGACGGTATTCCCATCGCCGACGACATCTGGGAGACCATCGTCCAGGCGGCATCCACGGTGGGCGTCCAGGCCTGA
- a CDS encoding HEPN domain-containing protein, with the protein MIEQAFHAYTKTVEASQRPPTRHARKAGWVEWLNKDDHLRTLVKQLEEGREFSALLEATRSAFRSDDWHSSRSESSWRDAICQFFRRTGYYTDTFFNGLDTPRTLVKRYEKAFQRRHVETTYLSPMEFVKFPKQELKFSGFEIRRFKKEEFDKIVGNEVNRVFYPNAEVDTCILQEYWFIVVRAEEEVRRWGTLTISKEAVGMVSPTYTRFPPAIEPAPKRLVLFDWLEKPQEEKHQKEQKPRKACWPYGLPFGFETPFVILVDDCDLERPNRAPDCATLKSFVPKGEDPYTGKEYNGHHIIFNLNESRIAAFEQCIQRADECLGHLRLETKDTHWPFLKVAADNLNKAFFTDGLDQLLWHITDLEAMLGERGPGLTESRARRRAAILGTTKRERENCKKDFKHLYDLRSKWLHGRKFKQNTHRQRLFEARMVAVRVTIWFVHYLGEIAARINEGRWRSDVPKREDLLTVLDRSEADRVRLSVLLNNLPKGFPVAPDWSP; encoded by the coding sequence ATGATTGAACAAGCCTTCCACGCCTACACCAAGACTGTCGAGGCCAGCCAACGTCCGCCTACAAGGCACGCAAGGAAAGCAGGCTGGGTGGAGTGGCTCAATAAGGACGATCACCTACGCACCCTGGTCAAGCAACTCGAAGAGGGCCGCGAATTCAGTGCGTTGCTGGAAGCAACACGCTCGGCGTTCCGCAGTGACGACTGGCACAGCAGTAGGAGTGAATCGTCCTGGAGGGATGCGATCTGCCAGTTTTTTCGGCGCACAGGCTATTACACCGACACCTTCTTCAACGGCTTGGATACGCCGCGCACCTTGGTCAAGAGGTATGAGAAGGCATTCCAACGTCGTCATGTTGAGACAACTTACCTGTCACCGATGGAATTTGTGAAATTTCCGAAGCAGGAGCTGAAATTCTCAGGATTCGAAATCCGCAGGTTCAAAAAGGAGGAATTCGACAAGATCGTTGGCAATGAAGTCAACCGCGTCTTCTATCCAAACGCTGAGGTCGATACGTGCATCTTGCAAGAATACTGGTTCATCGTGGTAAGGGCTGAAGAAGAGGTACGGCGTTGGGGGACACTTACCATTTCAAAAGAAGCCGTGGGTATGGTTTCGCCAACGTACACCCGTTTTCCACCGGCAATTGAGCCCGCACCGAAGCGGTTGGTGCTCTTCGATTGGCTCGAAAAGCCACAAGAGGAGAAACACCAGAAGGAGCAGAAGCCACGTAAGGCTTGCTGGCCCTATGGGTTACCGTTCGGCTTCGAAACTCCGTTCGTTATTCTCGTGGACGATTGCGACCTGGAACGACCGAATAGGGCGCCGGACTGTGCAACGCTGAAGTCCTTTGTTCCAAAGGGCGAGGATCCATATACCGGGAAAGAATATAACGGCCACCACATCATCTTCAATCTGAACGAGTCTCGTATTGCCGCGTTCGAGCAGTGCATCCAGCGCGCAGACGAGTGCCTTGGTCATCTGAGACTGGAAACCAAAGATACTCATTGGCCCTTCCTCAAGGTGGCGGCAGACAACTTGAACAAGGCATTTTTCACTGATGGGCTTGACCAACTCTTGTGGCACATCACCGATTTAGAGGCAATGTTGGGTGAACGGGGACCGGGCCTTACAGAGTCGCGTGCCAGAAGACGTGCCGCCATTCTCGGTACAACCAAGAGGGAAAGGGAGAATTGCAAAAAGGACTTCAAGCACCTCTACGATCTTCGCAGCAAATGGTTGCACGGACGCAAGTTCAAGCAGAACACTCACAGGCAGCGATTATTCGAGGCTCGAATGGTGGCTGTGCGGGTCACGATCTGGTTTGTGCACTACCTCGGCGAGATTGCAGCCAGGATCAATGAGGGAAGGTGGAGAAGCGACGTGCCCAAGCGTGAAGATTTACTCACCGTTTTGGACCGAAGCGAAGCTGATCGGGTCCGTTTGAGCGTGCTACTCAACAATCTCCCGAAGGGATTTCCGGTCGCTCCCGATTGGTCTCCGTGA
- a CDS encoding dihydrodipicolinate synthase family protein, with translation MEELIKALDGPHNYLPTPFNADYSVDLEGLRRNVAFHAERDRLTVVVGGGYGEGWKLGLDEHREVVAAAVAGARQQMPVMAGVIGGYKISIEMAGNAEKAGADALVIFPPRGQHWRAENYYEFYKDIITSVSIGAVVLPSGQHDFWPEVLIRLAEIPNMMGFFPSLGPDEDYYPRTGGQILEAVAKPLLFMAENEPAASHSFSRGSRAYSTAAAALVPEASRRFWKHGVAGETAKMEKVLQTELDPILKIRGYKPGYGISGIKVAMEALGRAGGPVRPPGTQVDPADRAGIAEILRKHPETRDLVVEDFA, from the coding sequence ATGGAGGAACTGATCAAGGCCCTGGACGGTCCCCACAACTACCTGCCCACTCCATTTAACGCCGACTACTCGGTGGATCTCGAAGGCCTTCGCCGCAACGTGGCCTTCCACGCCGAAAGGGATCGTCTGACGGTGGTGGTCGGAGGCGGCTATGGCGAAGGCTGGAAGCTGGGCCTGGATGAGCACCGTGAGGTGGTCGCCGCCGCCGTGGCCGGAGCCCGGCAGCAGATGCCGGTGATGGCGGGAGTGATCGGCGGCTACAAGATATCCATCGAGATGGCCGGAAATGCCGAAAAGGCCGGCGCGGATGCGCTGGTGATATTCCCTCCCCGAGGACAGCACTGGCGCGCTGAAAACTACTACGAATTCTACAAGGACATCATTACTTCGGTCTCCATCGGCGCTGTCGTTCTCCCCAGTGGCCAACACGATTTCTGGCCGGAGGTGCTCATTCGATTGGCCGAGATCCCCAACATGATGGGATTCTTCCCTTCTTTGGGCCCGGATGAGGACTATTATCCCCGAACCGGAGGACAGATTCTGGAGGCCGTTGCCAAGCCCCTGCTGTTCATGGCGGAGAATGAACCGGCCGCCTCCCACTCATTTTCCCGGGGAAGCCGCGCCTACTCCACGGCGGCGGCCGCGCTGGTTCCCGAGGCCTCCAGGCGCTTCTGGAAACACGGAGTGGCCGGAGAGACCGCCAAAATGGAGAAGGTGCTGCAAACCGAGTTGGATCCCATTCTCAAGATCCGCGGCTACAAGCCGGGGTACGGCATCAGCGGCATCAAGGTGGCCATGGAAGCCTTGGGAAGGGCCGGGGGACCTGTGCGTCCGCCCGGCACTCAGGTAGATCCTGCTGACCGGGCAGGTATCGCCGAGATCCTGCGGAAGCATCCCGAGACCCGTGATTTGGTCGTCGAGGACTTCGCCTAG
- a CDS encoding DUF1501 domain-containing protein — protein sequence MNPFLESQLLLTRRHFFGLSSWGLGTAALASLLEGDAAAAGPDRSALQPLPGEAGLPELPHFAPKAKRVIYLFQSGAPAQMDLFDHKPGLRERHAQQLPDSVRKGQRLTGMTATQDSLPIAPSIFKFKQNGQSGAWVSEIMSHTAKVADELCFIRTMHTEAINHDPAITFFQTGAQLAGRPSIGAWLSYGLGSQNRDLPTFVAMISQGTGKSDSQPLYDRLWGSGFLPTKYQGVKFRSVGDPVLYLSNPPGLSSAGRRRFLDDLSRLNQLKLKDFGDPEISTRISQYEMAYRMQTSVPGLMDLSSEPERTFELYGPASRKPGTYAANCLLARRLVERGVRFVQLFHRGWDQHSKLPEQIKGQAMDTDQPSAALIQDLKERGLLEDTLVIWGGEFGRTVYCQGKLTADDYGRDHHPRCFTIWMAGGGIKPGTTYGETDDYSYNIVRDPVHIHDLHATILHCLGIDHTRLTFKFQGRHFRLTDVHGKVVKPILA from the coding sequence ATGAATCCCTTCCTGGAAAGCCAGCTTCTGCTCACCCGTCGCCACTTTTTCGGTCTCTCCAGTTGGGGACTGGGGACAGCCGCCCTGGCATCGCTGCTGGAGGGAGACGCGGCCGCAGCCGGACCGGACCGGTCCGCTCTCCAGCCGCTCCCCGGTGAGGCAGGGCTTCCGGAGCTTCCTCACTTTGCCCCCAAGGCCAAGAGAGTGATCTACCTGTTCCAGTCGGGAGCTCCCGCTCAAATGGACCTGTTCGACCACAAGCCCGGGCTGAGGGAGCGACACGCCCAGCAACTGCCCGATTCGGTGCGCAAGGGCCAGCGGCTCACCGGAATGACCGCCACCCAGGATAGCCTGCCCATCGCCCCCTCGATCTTCAAATTCAAGCAGAACGGCCAATCGGGAGCCTGGGTCAGCGAAATCATGTCCCATACCGCCAAGGTGGCCGACGAGCTGTGCTTCATTCGGACCATGCATACCGAGGCCATCAACCACGATCCGGCCATTACCTTTTTCCAGACCGGCGCCCAGTTGGCCGGCCGCCCCAGTATCGGAGCCTGGCTCTCCTATGGACTGGGAAGTCAGAACCGGGACCTGCCCACCTTTGTGGCCATGATCTCGCAAGGAACCGGCAAGTCCGACAGCCAGCCCCTCTACGATCGCTTGTGGGGCAGCGGTTTCCTTCCCACCAAGTACCAGGGGGTCAAGTTTCGCTCGGTGGGTGACCCGGTGCTCTACCTCTCCAATCCTCCGGGACTCTCGTCCGCCGGACGCCGCCGCTTCCTGGATGACCTTTCCCGACTCAACCAGTTGAAGCTGAAGGATTTCGGCGATCCGGAAATCTCCACCCGCATCTCCCAGTACGAGATGGCCTATCGGATGCAGACCTCGGTGCCGGGCTTGATGGATCTATCGAGTGAACCGGAGAGAACCTTCGAGCTCTACGGCCCGGCGTCCCGAAAGCCGGGCACTTACGCCGCCAACTGCCTGCTGGCCAGAAGGCTGGTGGAGCGCGGCGTGCGTTTCGTTCAGCTTTTCCATCGCGGCTGGGACCAGCACTCCAAGCTCCCCGAGCAGATCAAGGGGCAGGCCATGGATACCGACCAGCCCTCGGCGGCCCTGATCCAGGATCTGAAGGAACGCGGATTGCTCGAGGACACGCTGGTGATCTGGGGCGGCGAGTTCGGTCGCACCGTCTACTGCCAGGGAAAGCTCACGGCCGACGACTACGGGCGCGATCACCACCCACGCTGCTTCACCATCTGGATGGCGGGTGGAGGCATCAAGCCGGGGACCACTTACGGCGAAACCGACGACTACAGCTACAACATCGTCCGCGATCCCGTCCACATCCACGACCTCCATGCCACCATTCTGCACTGCCTGGGAATCGACCACACCCGTTTGACCTTCAAGTTCCAGGGGCGTCATTTCCGACTGACGGACGTGCACGGCAAGGTGGTGAAACCGATTCTGGCCTGA
- a CDS encoding type II toxin-antitoxin system HicB family antitoxin → MPCKEYTAGVEHDPETALFVAYIPGFPGAHSQAEPLDALNTNLREVVEMLLEDGEPMPEEEFVGTQGIPLY, encoded by the coding sequence ATACCATGTAAGGAATACACGGCCGGTGTCGAACACGATCCCGAGACTGCTCTCTTCGTGGCCTACATCCCCGGATTCCCCGGAGCCCATTCCCAAGCCGAACCGCTGGATGCGCTCAACACGAACCTTCGCGAAGTAGTGGAAATGCTCCTGGAAGATGGTGAACCGATGCCTGAGGAAGAGTTTGTCGGCACGCAAGGAATTCCGCTTTACTGA